One window from the genome of Anopheles merus strain MAF chromosome 3R, AmerM5.1, whole genome shotgun sequence encodes:
- the LOC121598002 gene encoding turripeptide Gsg9.2-like encodes MCAGRAAAAAATGICVLLVVCTLVPACEVGYFPSELCCCTMHYRPVCGNNNRTYHNYCILRCMRIRVNSTLEMAHRWECGSTPDEQKARDSAYKPWVSDPHADQLNDTDFHWEKYANLD; translated from the coding sequence ATGTGTGcaggccgtgctgctgctgctgctgccaccggaATCTGCGTCCTTCTGGTCGTCTGTACGCTTGTACCCGCCTGTGAAGTTGGCTACTTTCCGTCGGAACTTTGCTGCTGCACCATGCACTACAGGCCGGTGTGTGGCAATAACAACCGGACCTACCATAACTACTGCATCCTGCGCTGTATGCGCATCCGGGTGAACAGCACGCTCGAGATGGCACACCGGTGGGAATGTGGATCGACACCGGACGAACAAAAGGCGCGCGACTCGGCGTACAAACCTTGGGTTAGTGATCCCCACGCGGATCAGCTAAACGATACGGATTTTCACTGGGAAAAGTATGCAAACCTAGATtag
- the LOC121598003 gene encoding serine protease inhibitor Kazal-type 12-like → MKLVTIVPVVMVLLCLMAAASDQNEAATRRFSFSPKRPSTPRWNLSATPCACPRTYKPLCASNGQTYNNHCAFKCAKQLNATLSVKAQARCDEPDVRDILV, encoded by the coding sequence ATGAAGCTGGTCACGATTGTCCCGGTGGTGATGGTTCTGCTTTGCCTGATGGCCGCAGCCAGCGACCAGAATGAAGCGGCAACGCGCAGATTTAGCTTTTCGCCGAAACGACCGTCCACCCCGCGGTGGAACCTGTCAGCAACGCCCTGCGCGTGTCCCCGCACCTACAAACCGCTCTGTGCCAGCAATGGCCAAACCTACAACAACCACTGCGCGTTCAAGTGCGCCAAACAGCTTAACGCCACGCTGTCGGTGAAAGCGCAGGCGCGCTGCGACGAACCGGACGTACGTGACATATTGGTTTGA
- the LOC121597999 gene encoding uncharacterized protein LOC121597999, translated as MPNIRFTAPAPTHQQQQQQQQSDEEDASFSSSKDGLLTKLYQENQDMKAKIAELESMIGQAKPFDARHVKAIVQPFSGDDLMDIHTWLAKLEDTFRVLKVGKTEQLVAACELLTGTAEVFRRITTLKDYDDFRTKLVEEFHYSKLTDETIVKELRKHTLKDNNVHRYVLEMIERASGYTIAEIDLVDIIVDGLKDNSRNVVMLYGAKTIQELKELLPRYKKRRINLASQ; from the coding sequence ATGCCTAATATACGGTTCActgcaccagcaccaacacatcagcagcagcagcagcagcagcaatccgATGAGGAAGATGCGTCGTTTTCCTCGAGCAAAGACGGTTTGTTGACCAAGCTGTACCAGGAGAACCAGGACATGAAGGCGAAGATAGCCGAGCTGGAGAGTATGATCGGGCAGGCAAAGCCGTTCGACGCCAGGCACGTGAAAGCGATTGTCCAACCGTTCAGCGGTGACGATCTGATGGACATTCACACCTGGCTCGCGAAGCTGGAGGATACGTTCCGTGTATTGAAAGTGGGCAAAACCGAGCAGCTGGTCGCCGCGTGCGAGCTGCTGACTGGCACTGCGGAAGTTTTTCGGCGAATCACAACCTTGAAGGATTATGACGATTTCCGTACGAAGCTGGTGGAGGAGTTCCACTATAGCAAGCTCACCGACGAAACGATCGTGAAGGAGCTGCGGAAGCATACGCTGAAGGATAACAACGTGCATCGGTATGTGCTGGAAATGATTGAGCGAGCTAGCGGCTATACTATCGCGGAAATCGACCTGGTGGACATCATCGTCGACGGATTGAAGGATAATTCGCGCAACGTTGTAATGCTGTACGGGGCAAAAACTATCCAGGAGCTGAAGGAGCTGCTGCCCCGGTACAAAAAACGAAGAATCAATTTGGCGAGTCAATAA